In Equus caballus isolate H_3958 breed thoroughbred chromosome 7, TB-T2T, whole genome shotgun sequence, one DNA window encodes the following:
- the OR8G5C gene encoding olfactory receptor 8G1: MAAGNHSTVTEFILAGLTEQPELQLPLFLLFLGIYVVTVVGNLGMIALIGLTSHLHNPMYYFLSSLSFIDFCHSTVITPKMLGNFATEKNIISYPECMTQLYFFLVFAISECYMLAAMAYDRYVAICSPLLYNVIMSHQVCFSLILGVYIIGLICAFAHTGCMLRVHFCKFYVINHYFCDLLSLLKLSCSSTYVNKLFILIFSAINILVPSLTILSSYIFIIASILHIRSTEGRSKAFSTCSSHILAVAVFFGSAAFMYLQPSSVSSMDQGKVSSVFYTIVVPMLNPLIYSLRNKDVNVALKKMLERRIFL, from the coding sequence ATGGCAGCGGGAAATCATTCCACAGTGACTGAGTTCATCCTCGCTGGGCTAACAGAACAGCCAGAACTCCAgctgcccctcttcctcctcttcctaggAATCTATGTGGTCACAGTGGTGGGGAACCTGGGCATGATCGCACTAATAGGGCTCACTTCTCACCTGCACAACCCCATGTACTATTTCCTCAGCAGTTTGTCCTTCATTGACTTCTGCCATTCTACTGTCATCACCCCCAAAATGCTGGGGAACTTTGCGACAGAGAAGAACATTATCTCCTACCCTGAATGCATGACTCAGCTctatttcttccttgtttttgctATTTCAGAATGCTACATGTTAGCTGCAATGGCATATGACCGCTATGTTGCCATCTGTAGCCCCTTGCTTTACAATGTCATCATGTCCCATCAGGTCTGTTTCTCCCTGATTTTAGGGGTGTACATTATAGGCCTGATTTGTGCATTTGCTCATACAGGCTGCATGTTAAGGGTTCATTTCTGCAAATTTTATGTGATCAACCATTATTTCTGTGATCTTCTTTCCCTCTTAAAACTCTCCTGTTCTAGTACCTATGTCAACAAATTATTCATTCTAATTTTTAGTGCAATTAATATCCTTGTCCCCAGCCTGACCATCCTTAGCTCTTACATCTTCATCATTGCCAGCATCCTCCACATTCGCTCCACTGAGGGCAGGTCCAAAGCCTTCAGCACGTGCAGCTCTCACATCTTGGCTGTTGCTGTTTTCTTTGGATCTGCTGCTTTCATGTACCTGCAGCCATCATCAGTCAGCTCCATGGACCAAGGGAAAGTGTCCTCTGTGTTTTACACTATTGTTGTGCCCATGCTGAATCCCCTCATCTATAGCCTACGGAATAAAGATGTTAATGTTGCCCTAAAGAAAATGCTAGAAAGAAGAATATTCTTGTAA